The Rhodococcus sp. ABRD24 genome contains the following window.
GACCGGCTCAACAACGCCTTCACCGACATCGTGTCCGAGTCGAACAGCGGCGGTCTGGTGACCTCCGGTCAGGTGTTCGGCTACTCGGCCCTCGTCGGGCTGATCAATGTGGTTCTTCTCACAGCGCTCGCGACGATCGGGTCGTTCATTTACAACCTGTGCTCCGACCTGGTTGGTGGAGTACAGGTCACCTTGGCTGACCCCGACTGACCAGGTGAAACCGTGCCCCACCGGAGCCGTTTTGGTATCCGCGTCTTCGGTGGGGTAATCTTCTGCCCGGTTCGAGGGCCTATAGCTCAGGCGGTTAGAGCGCTTCGCTGATAACGAAGAGGTCGGAGGTTCAAGTCCTCCTAGGCCCACTCCCCGTGCCAACGAAGGGTCACCAACATGAGGCTCGTCCTGATCGCAGGAGCCGGATTGTTGGTAGCACTCGGCCTCGCCAAATTGCTCTCCAAGCGACGCGGCGAGGACGTCTGGCACGAGGTCACCAGTCGCTGATTCGGTAAATCGGACCGGTGCAGACGGGGCCTTAGCTCAGTTGGTAGAGCGCTGCCTTTGCAAGGCAGATGTCAGGAGTTCGAATCTCCTAGGCTCCACAAGATAGTTCGCAGGGCAAAGCCACCTTCCCGGAAACGAGAAGGTGGCTTTTCTGCGTTCAGGTGTTGCTCAGGTGCCGTGATGGGGCGGCGGCTGCCGCGCGCATCCTCGCGCGCAGCGCGCACGATCGTGCGCGCGCGGCACGAATCTGCGCGCGGCAGGGCCGTTGGACGGCTGGGTCAGCCGGTGATCATGTCGTCCTGGCCCCACACCGCGCGCATGCTGACGATCTTGCCGTCGTCGTCGAACTCCATGATGTCGATGGGGGCGATCTCGAGTGTCTGATCGCCGAGCTTGGTGATCAGGCGGAAGTGGAAGGCAGCGGTGTTGGCTGCGATGCGCAGCGTCACCAGCTCGGCCTCCTGGTCCATGGGCTCGATGATCGCGTAGAACTCGCGGATCGATTCGCGCGTCGTGCGCGGCTCGGTGCCCACGGGATCCTCGACCGTCGCGCCCTCGGCATACAGGGCCAGGACGTCGTCGGCGGTGCCGGTCGCGACGGCCTTGATGTAGCTGTCGACGGTGTTGCGAATGCTCTCGGGCGACGCAGCCATACTGTTCCTCCATAGTTAGAACTTGTTCTAGTTGTGAGGGTAGTCGAGTGCGGTCCGTGCGGGGCTCGGATTCCTGCACCGTGATCGGCGAAGTTGGGGGGGTGGTTCAGTTTCGTTGTCGGGGCACGCGCCCGCGCGGAGCTGCACAAGGAGTCAGAGGTCGTTGCGGTGCCTGTGGGACGCCCGCCGACTGCCACGTGTCGATCGCCGGCGTTGTGGCCACGCTGGCGCTGTGTACAGTCCCGGCGCCAGAACCTGTTCTTGCTGAAATTGTCCGTGTCCTGCGTCCGAATGGACGCCTGCCGTTCCGTGAACACGTACGCTCCGAAGATCCGGCTTTCGCGCGGTGGCAAGACCACCTCGCGGGGGCGTGGTCGGTATTCGGGGTGCCGATGCAATCGACGCGCTCTCTCGTCGATCTCGCTGACGTTCGGGGACGTCGAGGTCGATCATGGAGTGTGGCAGGGGATGCCCGCATTGGTTCGTCTGTTGACGATGGGACGGGCGATGCGGAGCGAGGGCGGTCTGGCAAACGACCGTTGAGTCTGACGAACAAGGGGGAAGCAGTGAGTCGTACAGGGAGGGCGGTAGTCACGGCTGCCGATGCAAGACAACCACGTACCGAGAAACGCGCGGAGATTCTGGCCGCAGCTTCGGAGCTGTTTGCAGTCAAGGGCTATACCGGGACATCGATGCGGGACATTGCGAATGACACCGGAATGCTCGCCGGCAGTCTCTACTACCACTTCGATTCCAAGGAGGCACTGGCCGCGACGATGGTGCGCGACCTGTGCAACGACATAGCCGACGCAGTACAACGCCCGGTGAATCCCGCCGATTCACCCGTCGAGGCAATCCGCCGGTTCGCCCTCGACATAGCCGACGCCGCTGCACGTCATCCTGGTGCGCTACAGGTGTGCCTCGGTGTCCCGGAAACCCGTGACGAGGAATTGGCGGCGTTGCTCGTGGCCGAGCCCCGGGTAGCGGACAAGAAGTGGCAGTCGCTGGTGCGGGCGGCCGAAACTGCCGGTGCCCTCCGACCCGAGGTGGATGTGCGTCTTCTGCGCGAGGTGCTCCGCGTCGCGCTGGCACACAGCGCGACGTTGACGCCCACCGGCTTCTCCGCCCGAAAAGTGGCCGGGTGCACGATCGACATACTGTTCGACGGTTTGACCACCAAGCCGGCAGATACGGACCTGTCAGAATCGGACGCGGCGCGTGTTGCCCGCCGTGTGATCGCTTCGTGGGACCGTGAAGACCGGAATGTTCACTCCGACAAGCAGGATCGGATTCTCGATGCGGCACGCTTCGTCTTCGCCGAGCGCGGATTCGATGCGACGACGACGCGGGACATAGCGCACTCCGTCGGACTCACACAGGGCAGCCTGTATCACCACTTCGATTCGCGGGAGGCGATCCTGGTCGCGATCCTGGAGCGGTTCTCGACCCGGATGCGGGAGGCACACGACGAGATCGCCTCGGTTGGGGGAACGCCGCTCGAGACCGTCGACGCGTTGATCCGGATGCGCAGCGCGGCCGGCAAGCGGTTCGACGCCGAAGTGGTGATCCTCAGGTCGTGGGCGATGTTGACCAGCAAGGAGCACTTCGACTTCCTGAAGAAGGACGGCCGCAAGTCGCTGCGGGTGTGGGATCGAGCGTTCACTGCGGGCGTCCGCGATGGAAGCATCACGATGCCGGGCTCGGGTCGGCTGGTGTTCCATTGCATCGGTGAAATCCTTTGGTCCACAAATGGATTACCGCGAGTCTCGGTGGACCGCTTGACTCGATACAACCTCGAGACGGTGCTGTGGGGTGCATCACCCAAGTAGCACCCACCGGGACAGGAGCAGGGAAGCATGAGCGGGAAATGGTGGGCGGCCGTGGTCATGGCGGTCGCGGTCACGGTGGTGGTTGCGCCCTCGGCGACGGCGGATCCGGACTTCTACCTGCCGCCGGCACAAGTGCCTTCGGGCGCTGCGGGTGATCTGATCCGCAGCGAGCCGATGCCGCTCGCGTGGCAGGCCGGCACATTTCCCGCTGATGCGACCCGAATCATGTATCGAAGCAACGACACTCACGGTGTGCCCAATGTGATCACCGGAACATACTTCGATCCGGCTCTGCCGTGGCCGGGGCCGGGGTCGCGACCGCTGGTGAGCATGGCCGCTGGTACCCAGGGACAGGGCGACCAGTGTGCGCCGTCCAAGACGATCGGTGGTGTGGTTCAGTACAGTCCACCGGCCAACGTGAGGCTGTCCTACGAGGCGGTGTTCGTGAACGCGCTGCTTTCCCGCGGTATTGCGGTGGTGCTCACCGATTACGAGGGACTCGGGACCCCCGGGATCCATACGTATGTCAATCGGGCGTCGGAGGCACATGCGGTGCTCGATGCCGCCCGGGCTGCGAAACGACTTCCAGGAACCGGGATTGTCGCGGACGGTCCGGTTGGATTCTGGGGGTACTCGCAGGGCGGTGGTGCGGCGGCTGCGGCGGTCGAGTTGGCCCCCGAGTATGCACCCGACCTGGACGTGCGCGGGGCCTACGCCGGCGCCCCGCCGGCCGACCTCGCCGCGACTCTCGAGAGAATCGACGGGACCTCACTGACCGGTGCGATCGGATACGCGCTGAACAGCATCGCGCAGGCCTATCCGGAGTCGAGGCCGTTGATCGAGGCAGAGACCAACGAGCGAGGTCGCGCGATGCTCGCGGACGTACAAGACCAGTGCGTCGCGGAGACGCTGACTCGATACGGCTACCAGCGCAGCGCGGACTTCACCCGCACCGGTGAGTCATTGTCGACCGTGCTCGCGCGTCAACCGCTGGCCGTTGAATTGCTCGCGGAGCAGCGAATCGGCAACCGCACCCCGCAAGCGCCGGTGCTGATTCAGGCCGCCACCAATGACGACATCGTCCCGTTCGACCAGGCCAGGCAGCTCGCCGCAGACTGGTGTGCGAGGGGCACGACAGTCCAGTTCTCCGAGAACGGGTTACCCCCGGTCACGCCCGGACTTGCGGTCAATCACGGACTGCCCTACGTGCTCGGGGCGCCGGAGTCGGTGACGTGGCTTACCGACCGATTCGCCGGCAGACCCGCGCCGAACAACTGCTCGGCATGATGACCGGGCTAGGCGGAAGCGGGCCGCGAATCGGTAAGTGATGGCGGCTCGGCGGCCACGGGGGGCATCTCGCGACGCCGGGTGAGCGCCCTCGCGACAGCACCGGCTGCCGCGACGGCAACACCGAGGCCGATCAGCATGCGGCGCCCGGTCGGGGGCGTCGGGGCGGAGGTTGTCTTGGTCGCACGCGTCATGGCTCCACTGTCGCACAGCCGCCGTGCCGATGCCGTCGTGTCGTCGCCGCGGTGTTCGTGGTCGCCGCAAGCGCGGTAATGGCACGATAGGGGGGTGACTTCACAGACTGCTACCGCAACGCTGCACACCAACCGTGGCGACATCAAGATCTCCCTGTTCGGTAACCACGCGCCGAAGACCGTCGAGAACTTCGTCGGCCTGGCCGATGGTTCCAAGGAGTACTCGACGCAGAACGCCAAGGGCGAGGCTTCCGGCCCGTTCTACGACGGTGCCGTGTTCCACCGCGTCATCGACGGCTTCATGATCCAGGGCGGCGACCCGACCGGCACCGGCCGCGGCGGCCCGGGCTACAAGTTCGGCGACGAGTTCCACCCGGAGCTGCAGTTCGACCGTGGTTACCTGCTCGCCATGGCGAACGCCGGTCCGGGTACCAACGGCTCGCAGTTCTTCATCACCGTGGGTCCCACCCCGCACCTGAACCGTCGTCACACCATCTTCGGTGAGGTGCTGGACGAGGAGTCGAAGAAGGTCGTCGACGCCATCGCCACCACCGCCGTCGATCGCTCCGACCGCCCGGTCGACGAGGTCGTGATCAACAGCATCACCGTCGCGTAGTACCACCGCACAGAGCGAAGGATTCACAGATGACGAACCCCGGCTGGGGTGGTGCGGCGAGCGAGGGCACCCCGCCACCTCAGCCGAGGTGCGTGCGCCACCCCGATCGCCCCACCGCGCTGTCCTGCACCCGTTGTGGCCGCCCGGCGTGCCCTGACTGCCTGCGTGCCGCGTCTGTCGGGCATCAGTGCGTCGACTGTGTCGCCGCCGGTCAGCGGGAGATGCCGCAGGCCCGCACCGTCTCCGGCGCGCAGATCCGCACACAGAACCCGACGCCCGTCGTCACGTATGCGCTGATGGCGCTGAACGTGCTGATCTTCGCGATCACCGCGCTGCAGGCCAAGTCTCTGATGGACAACGGCGGCGGGGTCATCAACCGGTTCACCGGTGTCGCGACGTTCGATTCGCCGCTGTTCGGCCGGTTGGTGCTCGCGCCCGACCTGGTGGCCCAGGGCGAATGGATCCGGCTGCTCGGCAGCGGATTCCTGCACTTCGGCCTCGTCCACCTGGCCGTGAACATGTTTGCGCTGTGGGTGCTCGGCCGGGACACCGAGTTCGTGCTCGGGCGGAGTCGATACCTGGCGGTCTACCTGCTCGCACTCTTCGGCGGGTCGGCCTCGGCTCTGACGTTCGAGTCGCTCGGTGCGTTCACCGCCGGAGCGTCCGGCGCGATCTTCGGGATCATGGGCGCTCAAGCGGTGTTGTTGCTGCGAATGCGCCGAAGCGCCAATCCGATCCTGGCGGTGATCGGCCTCAACATCGTGATCAGCCTCACGGTCCCAGGCATCTCCCTGTGGGGGCACATCGGTGGACTCGTGGTGGGCGCCGCCGCGACCGCCGTGCTGGTGTACGCGCCGACCGGTCAGCGCACCGCCGCCGATCTTGCCCGGTCCCGAACTCTCGGCTGGGTGGGCCTTGCCGCGGTAGGCGTGCTGGTGGCGGGTCTGATCGCGCTGCGTGTCGTCGGGTTGCGTGATCAGATGGGCCTCGCCTAGTCCGACGCCCGAGCCTCCGGGGGCACCAGCCCGTGCACCGTCAGGGCATCGAACACGACGTTCGGATCGGCCCCCAAGTCCCAGCGTCCGAAGATCAGTAGCCGTTCGGCGCCGTCCGGGTCCACCGCGTCGATCTCGAGCATCGGCACCCGGCGCCCCAGCCGCGGATAGCGCACGATGCGGATTCGCAGGATGTCAGCGCGCCGGTACACGCGACGCCCGGTCAGCCGGGTCGCGGCAACCGCAGACTCGCCATCGAGCGACACGACCGCCAGCTTGGGTCGCTGCCGGGCACCCAGCCCGGCGAGGACGAGCATCCCCACTGCGGCCACTGCGGCAAGGAAACGGCCGGGCGCATCGACGCCCGTCAGGAACGTGCCGCCCACCAGTACCGTCGCGCCGACGATCAATGCGCCCACCGCGGCCAATGGCGTGGACCACTCCAGCGGAGGTTCGAGATCGAGTTCATCCTCAGGCATGTGCACAACTACCCTCGTTATCCACAGGGTTTATCCACACTGGGGATGAATAACATCCGCGTAATTGTGAAGCTGTGGATAACTCGATGGGTGTGGTGAATTTGCTGGTCAACGCCATTTCATGGTCATGATCAGGCCGACCACCATGAACCCGAAGCCGATCAGGAAGTTGTACGCGCCGAGGTTGTTCATCCATGTGAGGTCTTCACCGGCCAGGTAATACACAATCAGCCATGCCAGTCCGACGAGCATGACACCGAGCATCACCGACACATACAGAGCGCTCGACGGACCCGCCTTGACCTTCACCGGAGTGCGGTTCGCGGGATTGATCGTGTAGTCGGTCTTCTTGCGGACCTTCGACTTCGGCATGGCGTCCTTATTCGTGTGGATGGACAAACGCGGCGGACCTCAGGTATCCGGATCCGCCCGGGCGGACAGGGTACATTCGGCACTACCTGTTGTGTAATACACGCTAACTCAAACAAGCACAGCCAGGACCGGTCCCGCGCCGAATCGTCCATGGTGGGGAGTGGTGGTCGAGGGTGCCCGACGTCGAGGAAGAGCCGCGGGGTGGACGCCTGAGGTTCGGCTTCTGGCCGGTCGCCGTCCTGGTGGTCTGCCTGGTGGCAGGCCTACTGCTCGCGACGACCCGGCAGGTGTCCCATGGCAACGAGTTGCGGGCCGCGGACTCGGCCCGGCTTTCCGATCTGGTGCGTCGAGCGCAAACCGAGGTCGACGCCGCCGCCAGCACCCGTGATCGCCTTGCGGCGCAGGTCCTGAATCTGCAGGAGAGCGCTGCCGGCACCGATACCCGGGTTGCGGAAGTGCTCGGGGAGAGCCGTGGGCCGGCGGAGGCAGCCGGTCTGACCGCGCTCAGCGGGCCCGGTGTCGTGGTCACCCTCACGGATGCGCCCCGTGATGCGGACGGCAGGTACCCGGCTGGTGCCGCACCGGACGATCTGGTGGTCCACCAGCAGGACGTGCAGAGCGTGCTCAATGCGTTGTGGGCCGGTGGTGCGGAGGCGGTCGCGATGCAGGACCAGCGAATTGTGAGCACGTCCGCGCCGCGCTGCATTGGTAATACGCTGCTGCTGCACGGGCGCACGTACAGCCCGCCGTACGTGGTGACCGCGCTCGGCAATCCGACCCGGCTGGCCGCGACGCTGGCGAACGAGCCCGGCATCAGGACGTTCAAGCAGTATGCGGTGCGGTACGGGCTCGGTTACGCGCAGCAGGAGTCGGACCATCTGTCGGTTCCGGCATACACGGGGCAGCTGCATACCGAGTTCGCGCGCCCAGTCGCGTAACGACTGCACAGTACTGCGCATTACGCTGCTTGCATGCGCATCCTGGTCGTCGACAACTACGACAGCTTCGTGTTCAACCTGGTGCAGTATCTGGGCCAGCTCGGGACGCGGGCGGACGTGTGGCGCAACGACGACCCCCGACTGAC
Protein-coding sequences here:
- the crgA gene encoding cell division protein CrgA; this encodes MPKSKVRKKTDYTINPANRTPVKVKAGPSSALYVSVMLGVMLVGLAWLIVYYLAGEDLTWMNNLGAYNFLIGFGFMVVGLIMTMKWR
- a CDS encoding rhomboid family intramembrane serine protease, whose product is MTNPGWGGAASEGTPPPQPRCVRHPDRPTALSCTRCGRPACPDCLRAASVGHQCVDCVAAGQREMPQARTVSGAQIRTQNPTPVVTYALMALNVLIFAITALQAKSLMDNGGGVINRFTGVATFDSPLFGRLVLAPDLVAQGEWIRLLGSGFLHFGLVHLAVNMFALWVLGRDTEFVLGRSRYLAVYLLALFGGSASALTFESLGAFTAGASGAIFGIMGAQAVLLLRMRRSANPILAVIGLNIVISLTVPGISLWGHIGGLVVGAAATAVLVYAPTGQRTAADLARSRTLGWVGLAAVGVLVAGLIALRVVGLRDQMGLA
- a CDS encoding peptidylprolyl isomerase, translated to MTSQTATATLHTNRGDIKISLFGNHAPKTVENFVGLADGSKEYSTQNAKGEASGPFYDGAVFHRVIDGFMIQGGDPTGTGRGGPGYKFGDEFHPELQFDRGYLLAMANAGPGTNGSQFFITVGPTPHLNRRHTIFGEVLDEESKKVVDAIATTAVDRSDRPVDEVVINSITVA
- a CDS encoding TetR/AcrR family transcriptional regulator, whose protein sequence is MSRTGRAVVTAADARQPRTEKRAEILAAASELFAVKGYTGTSMRDIANDTGMLAGSLYYHFDSKEALAATMVRDLCNDIADAVQRPVNPADSPVEAIRRFALDIADAAARHPGALQVCLGVPETRDEELAALLVAEPRVADKKWQSLVRAAETAGALRPEVDVRLLREVLRVALAHSATLTPTGFSARKVAGCTIDILFDGLTTKPADTDLSESDAARVARRVIASWDREDRNVHSDKQDRILDAARFVFAERGFDATTTRDIAHSVGLTQGSLYHHFDSREAILVAILERFSTRMREAHDEIASVGGTPLETVDALIRMRSAAGKRFDAEVVILRSWAMLTSKEHFDFLKKDGRKSLRVWDRAFTAGVRDGSITMPGSGRLVFHCIGEILWSTNGLPRVSVDRLTRYNLETVLWGASPK
- a CDS encoding PH domain-containing protein — protein: MPEDELDLEPPLEWSTPLAAVGALIVGATVLVGGTFLTGVDAPGRFLAAVAAVGMLVLAGLGARQRPKLAVVSLDGESAVAATRLTGRRVYRRADILRIRIVRYPRLGRRVPMLEIDAVDPDGAERLLIFGRWDLGADPNVVFDALTVHGLVPPEARASD
- a CDS encoding nuclear transport factor 2 family protein, which encodes MAASPESIRNTVDSYIKAVATGTADDVLALYAEGATVEDPVGTEPRTTRESIREFYAIIEPMDQEAELVTLRIAANTAAFHFRLITKLGDQTLEIAPIDIMEFDDDGKIVSMRAVWGQDDMITG
- a CDS encoding lipase family protein, which produces MSGKWWAAVVMAVAVTVVVAPSATADPDFYLPPAQVPSGAAGDLIRSEPMPLAWQAGTFPADATRIMYRSNDTHGVPNVITGTYFDPALPWPGPGSRPLVSMAAGTQGQGDQCAPSKTIGGVVQYSPPANVRLSYEAVFVNALLSRGIAVVLTDYEGLGTPGIHTYVNRASEAHAVLDAARAAKRLPGTGIVADGPVGFWGYSQGGGAAAAAVELAPEYAPDLDVRGAYAGAPPADLAATLERIDGTSLTGAIGYALNSIAQAYPESRPLIEAETNERGRAMLADVQDQCVAETLTRYGYQRSADFTRTGESLSTVLARQPLAVELLAEQRIGNRTPQAPVLIQAATNDDIVPFDQARQLAADWCARGTTVQFSENGLPPVTPGLAVNHGLPYVLGAPESVTWLTDRFAGRPAPNNCSA
- a CDS encoding DUF881 domain-containing protein, whose protein sequence is MPDVEEEPRGGRLRFGFWPVAVLVVCLVAGLLLATTRQVSHGNELRAADSARLSDLVRRAQTEVDAAASTRDRLAAQVLNLQESAAGTDTRVAEVLGESRGPAEAAGLTALSGPGVVVTLTDAPRDADGRYPAGAAPDDLVVHQQDVQSVLNALWAGGAEAVAMQDQRIVSTSAPRCIGNTLLLHGRTYSPPYVVTALGNPTRLAATLANEPGIRTFKQYAVRYGLGYAQQESDHLSVPAYTGQLHTEFARPVA